GCTCGGTCAGATCCTTATGCACCGTGCTCTTGGAAACGCCGAACTCCTTCGCGATCGTGCGAACCGTATGCTTGGTTTCCACCAGACACCGGCCGATCTTAATGGTTCGCTCCTTGATGTAATCGTGCACTCCCCTCGCCTCCCTACTCGAGTTAGTTTGGTACATTATATGAGGGGTCTCGGCTTATATTCTTTGTTTCACGGGCGTGACAAGCCTCGGGATGTAAATTATTTTCACAAATATGCAAAAAGAAGTCCTTGAACGAAAAAAAACAGGGAGGCTGCCCTCCCTGTCGCTAAAGCTCTTATTGTTCCACGATGTGCTGCTCCGGGTTGATCGCCGCTCCGCCTTGCCCTTGGCGCAGCTCGAAGTGCAAGTGAATGCCCTGCTCCTTCTCGAGCTCGTTGCGTCCGGCCATCGCGATCACGTCGCCCTTCTTCACCTCAGCGTCCTTCGCTACCTTCACGTCAGTCAAGCTCTGGTAGATCGAGACGAGGCCGTTGCTGTGCGTGACCTCGACCAGGTTGCCTACGAGCGGGTCCTTCTGCACAGCTGTCACTTTACCGCTCATGACCGCTACGACCTCGAACGTCGTGTTATCCGGCTTCGCGAAGTCCATGCCGACATGCGGAGTGAACTCATCGCCGTACTCCACAAGCGCCGCCTGTCTCGCTTCACTGGTCGCCTTACTGTCGAAGAACGGCAGGATGACCTCCAGCTCCGAGCGATCCTTCACCGGCCACTGCATCTGCTCCTGCACCGCCATCGTTGCTACATCCGGACCGTTGACGCTCTCGGTCACCGTCGGACCTTCCGTCAAGTCGGTTTTCAGGGAGCTGTCCGTCTGGAACGTACCCGAGCCCTGATACACCCACATTAACGTTAAGATGATTGCCGCTGCCGCCATGTACGTTGCTGGGAATACCCATTTCTTGCTCAGCAATCTTTTCCACGACGAACCGCCGCCTACTTGTGTCTGTGCTCCCTCGATAGATTTAGGAGCGCCTTCTTTACCTTGCAGATCCTTGTTATGTTCATTCATCTATATCACCTCGCTAACCATTCTTGCCCGATTTGCGAGATTTATACGGGGATTACGAAGCGCGATTAAAAACTTTTTCCCTGCAAAAAAGTAGCCGCCGAGCCATATTCTACTCCAGTATAATAGTGTCGAATAATATCATCTGCCGTCTTGCCCTCACGCGCCATGCCGTTCGCACCCCACTGACTCATGCCGACGCCATGCCCATAGCCGAACGTGGTGAACGTCCACTTGCCCTTCTCA
Above is a genomic segment from Paenibacillus sp. YYML68 containing:
- a CDS encoding M23 family metallopeptidase; the protein is MNEHNKDLQGKEGAPKSIEGAQTQVGGGSSWKRLLSKKWVFPATYMAAAAIILTLMWVYQGSGTFQTDSSLKTDLTEGPTVTESVNGPDVATMAVQEQMQWPVKDRSELEVILPFFDSKATSEARQAALVEYGDEFTPHVGMDFAKPDNTTFEVVAVMSGKVTAVQKDPLVGNLVEVTHSNGLVSIYQSLTDVKVAKDAEVKKGDVIAMAGRNELEKEQGIHLHFELRQGQGGAAINPEQHIVEQ